One Oncorhynchus clarkii lewisi isolate Uvic-CL-2024 chromosome 32, UVic_Ocla_1.0, whole genome shotgun sequence DNA window includes the following coding sequences:
- the LOC139392281 gene encoding ribonucleoside-diphosphate reductase subunit M2 B, with protein MDCSNLTNVRTESKDYQNSHKDTDQQRCTEDEPLLRDNPRRFVIFPIQYPDIWRMYKQAQASFWTVEEVDLSKDLAHWDNLKPDEKHFISHILAFFAASDGIVNENLVQRFSQEVQLPEARSFYGFQILIENIHSEMYGMLINTYIRDSEEREHLFNAIQTMPCVRRKADWAIQWISDTKSTFGERIVAFAAVEGIFFSGSFAAIYWLKKRGLMPGLTYSNELISRDEGLHCNFACLLYSYIVKKPSEDRVKDIITKAVSIEQEFLTEALPVDLIGINGVLMKQYIEFVADRLLQDLGLAKVYLTENPFDFMESISLEGKTNFFEKRVAEYQRYGVMSNTMNCDFTLDADF; from the exons ATGGACTGCTCAAATCTAACCAATGTACGCACAGAGTCCAAGGATTACCAG AACAGCCACAAAGACACAGACCAGCAACGCTGCACAGAGGATGAGCCCTTGCTTAGAGACAACCCCAGGCGTTTTGTCATCTTCCCAATCCAGTACCCTGACATCTGGAGGATGTACAAACAGGCCCAGGCTTCCTTCTGGACAGTGGAAGAG GTGGATCTATCTAAGGACCTGGCACACTGGGACAACTTGAAGCCTGATGAGAAACACTTCATCTCTCACATCTTAGCTTTCTTCGCTGCCAGCGACGGCATTGTCAACGAGAACCTT GTCCAGAGGTTTAGTCAGGAGGTACAGCTTCCAGAGGCCCGATCCTTCTATGGGTTCCAGATCCTCATAGAGAACATCCATTCTGAGATGTACGGCATGCTCATCAACACTTACATCAGGGACTCTGAGGAGAG GGAACATTTGTTCAATGCCATTCAGACTATGCCGTGTGTGAGAAGGAAAGCAGACTGGGCGATCCAGTGGATCTCTGACACCAAATCCACTTTCG GGGAGAGGATAGTAGCGTTCGCTGCAGTGGAGGGCATCTTCTTCTCAGGGTCGTTTGCTGCTATTTATTGGTTGAAGAAGAGAGGCCTGATGCCTGGGCTCACCTACTCCAACGAGCTCATCAGCAGAGATGAG GGCCTGCACTGTAACTTTGCCTGTCTGTTGTACAGCTACATAGTGAAGAAACCGTCAGAGGACAGGGTGAAGGACATTATCACCAAAGCTGTCAGCATTGAGCAG GAGTTTCTGACAGAGGCCTTACCTGTGGATCTGATTGGGATTAATGGTGTGCTGATGAAGCAGTACATTGAGTTTGTGGCAGACCGTTTACTCCAAGACCTGGGATTGGCCAAG GTCTATCTGACAGAAAACCCCTTCGACTTCATGGAGTCCATCTCACTGGAAGGGAAAACAAACTTCTTTGAGAAGCGTGTGGCTGAGTACCAGAGGTATGGAGTGATGTCAAACACCATGAACTGTGACTTCACCCTTGATGCAGACTTCTAG
- the LOC139392282 gene encoding antizyme inhibitor 1b, which yields MKGLADEPNHMIELLEGGTTLEDVIDGHVYEQALAEKSVFVVSDLGSLMRQHAQWQLTMPQIRPYYQVQSNSSPVVIEVLASLGLGFVCADKAEVSLVLDHGVPPDNIIFSGVCKQLSHIKHAAKNGVDLLVCDSETELCKIARSHPKARLLVQVTTWAQAAETSMEFGCSLKSCRHLLEAAKDLGVQVVGVTFHIPSSCKDLQAYTHALSDARCVFDMGAELGFNMSILDIGGGFSGSEFQLKQVHTTVGLLLDAYFPTLSGVQVIAQPGSYYVSSAFTLAVNVIGKKVVARDWNGLAQDELTPDDEPEFLYYLNDGVYGSFSSKLLGSTIPAPAVHKRGSRAEEPVFSSSLWGPSCDSLDQLVDHCLLPELSPGDWLVFNNMGAAGLGDISSFSDRSAIRPPVYYTVSTADWYNIQEAGIAVDSIMKNFSMVQYGA from the exons GCTGAAAAGAGTGTGTTTGTAGTGTCTGACCTTGGGTCCCTGATGAGACAGCATGCCCAGTGGCAGCTCACCATGCCCCAGATCAGGCCCTACTACCAGGTCCAATCCAACAGCAGCCCGGTTGTCATCGAGGTCTTGGCCTCTCTCGGCCTCGGCTTCGTCTGTGCTGACAAG GCTGAAGTCAGTCTGGTGTTGGACCACGGCGTGCCCCCTGACAACATCATCTTCTCTGGAGTTTGCAAACAGCTGTCCCACATCAAACACGCAGCCAAGAATGGCGTCGACCTCTTGGTGTGCGACAGCGAGACGGAACTCTGCAAGATAGCCCGTTCTCACCCCAAAGCCAG GCTGCTGGTTCAGGTAACTACATGGGCCCAGGCAGCAGAGACCAGCATGGAGTTTGGCTGCTCTCTGAAGAGCTGTAGACACCTGCTGGAGGCTGCCAAGGACCTGGGGGTGCAGGTGGTGGGAGTTAC GTTTCACATTCCCAGCTCCTGCAAGGACCTGCAGGCCTACACCCACGCGCTGTCGGATGCCCGCTGTGTGTTTGACATGGGG GCGGAGTTGGGGTTCAACATGAGCATCCTGGATATTGGTGGTGGATTCTCTGGCTCAGAGTTTCAGCTCAAACAG GTTCATACCACCGTCGGACTGCTGCTGGATGCCTACTTCCCCACTCTGTCTGGAGTGCAGGTCATCGCTCAGCCTGGTAGCTACTACGTCTCCTCTGCCTTCACTCTGGCTGTCAATGTCATCGGCAAGAAGGTTGTGGCCCGGGACTGGAACGGCCTTGCTCAGG ATGAGCTGACCCCAGATGACGAGCCAGAGTTCCTGTACTACCTGAACGATGGCGTCTACGGGTCTTTCTCCAGCAAGCTGCTAGGAAGCACCATCCCTGCCCCGGCTGTGCACAAG AGGGGGTCTAGGGCTGAGGAGCCAGTGTTCTCCAGCAGCCTGTGGGGTCCATCATGTGACAGCCTAGACCAGCTGGTAGACCACTGCCTGCTGCCTGAGCTCAGCCCTGGAGACTGGCTGGTCTTTAACAACATGGGGGCTGCTGGTCTGGGGGACATCTCCTCCTTCAGTGACCGCTCAGCCATCAGACCACCTGTCTACTACACTGTCTCCACTGCTGACTG GTACAACATACAGGAGGCTGGGATAGCTGTGGACAGCATCATGAAGAACTTCTCCATGGTCCAGTACGGTGCATag